In one Modestobacter sp. L9-4 genomic region, the following are encoded:
- a CDS encoding oxidoreductase: protein MGTPWTTADIPPQTGRTAVVTGANSGLGLETARALAAAGAHVVLAVRDPARGERAAAGLTGDVEVRQLDLADLSSVRAFAAAWTGRLDVLVNNAGIMHVPQGRTADGFELQFGTNHLGHFALTALLLPHVTERVVTVSSFLHRRGSIDLDDLNWERRRYSPEGAYAQSKLANLLSTLELQRRLTAAGSPVRATAAHPGWSATNLQGRSGNRLKDAAVGLGNRLVATSAAQGALPVLMAATADLPGGSFTGPSGRLMRGAPTLDGRSPAASDGELARRLWAASAELTGVDLPALPGGVPQP, encoded by the coding sequence ATGGGCACCCCGTGGACCACCGCCGACATCCCGCCGCAGACCGGCCGCACCGCGGTCGTCACCGGCGCCAACAGCGGCCTGGGCCTGGAGACCGCGCGGGCGCTGGCCGCCGCCGGTGCCCACGTCGTCCTCGCGGTGCGCGACCCGGCCCGCGGCGAGCGCGCCGCAGCAGGGCTGACCGGCGACGTCGAGGTGCGGCAGCTGGACCTCGCCGACCTGTCCTCCGTGCGCGCCTTCGCCGCCGCCTGGACCGGCCGCCTCGACGTCCTCGTGAACAACGCCGGCATCATGCACGTGCCGCAGGGGCGGACGGCGGACGGCTTCGAGCTGCAGTTCGGCACCAACCACCTGGGCCACTTCGCGCTGACGGCCCTGCTGCTGCCGCACGTGACCGAACGGGTGGTCACCGTCTCCTCGTTCCTGCACCGCCGCGGCAGCATCGACCTGGACGACCTCAATTGGGAGCGGCGCCGCTACTCCCCGGAGGGGGCCTACGCCCAGTCGAAGCTGGCCAACCTGCTGTCCACCCTGGAGCTGCAGCGCCGGCTCACCGCCGCCGGGTCACCGGTGCGGGCCACCGCCGCGCACCCGGGCTGGTCGGCGACCAACCTGCAGGGGCGGTCGGGCAACCGGCTCAAGGACGCCGCCGTCGGGCTGGGCAACCGGCTGGTGGCCACCAGTGCCGCGCAGGGCGCCCTGCCGGTGCTGATGGCCGCCACCGCCGACCTGCCCGGCGGCAGCTTCACCGGTCCGTCCGGTCGGCTCATGCGCGGCGCCCCCACCCTGGACGGCCGCAGTCCCGCCGCCTCCGACGGGGAGCTGGCACGCCGGCTGTGGGCCGCCTCGGCGGAGCTCACCGGCGTCGACCTGCCGGCGCTGCCGGGCGGGGTGCCGCAGCCCTGA